Within Gambusia affinis linkage group LG01, SWU_Gaff_1.0, whole genome shotgun sequence, the genomic segment ATGGAACCGGACTGGTCCGTCAGCCGCTTCAGCTCCTCCGCTCTCTTCTGCCGAGCGTCCAGAATCAtaactgcaacacaaaaaacagaaactcagatATCAGGTAAATGGTTTCACAGACTGTCTTACAGAAACAACTACAGGCTGCAAATATTTGCatcaaagcaaattttaaaGAGGTGCCcagtattaaaaatgttggcCTAAggtctctctttctttcctgcagaaaacaagaaaatatcaTTGAAGTATAAATTCAACTGAACCTCCGAGTCCTGAGAGGTTTCTAACACAAAGCAATAAGGAAGAAAAGCTcccttcactgcaaaaacataaaaccttaccaactattttttggtccagtttctgcTAGAAATATCTTAGATTTTGTCTTAAAGCATactaaattacaagtaacttttcagcagaaaataCGAGCttattttaggtcaataatACCTTCATTTTGATAAATAGTGATAAATAGCActtgcaaattatttcacttaacaTGTCTTGTTAAAGGTGgaataatcttccagtggaactagtaccttcttttattaatataaaaggaattattgactcatgtcaagctcctatattttgctgaagaGTTGCttgtaaaatagttttgtcttatttcaagtggactaagatatttgcattaaaactagacagaaatacttggtaagattttgtgtttttgcagtgatttcTTCTCTTGGTGAGAGAAGGAGCCAGGTATCCAtataaaaaattagattttattaacTCTGGTGCCTTCTCCTGCTGCATCTTGTAAATGGACGAGGGGCAGCCAGTGACCTGACCGGCCTTCAGCTCTGCACTTCAAACTGATACATTTTCAGATCCTGCAGGAATTTTCTCAGAAATGGGATCTGCAGAAGGTTTTCTACAGTCTTCACACCCATGTGAATTAAATCAACCCTGGTTGGCATTCACCGTTTTTCCCTCTGTGGCCCCCTAGTGGCAGGTCTGACCGCTGCAGAACAGCAACAACCTACAAAAGCAGAAGCTGTTGTGGATCGTGATTGGTTAAAAGTTGCTCAAATCTTAACATTTCTTCAAGTGCAgcaacttaaaacaaatttcctcttgtattttaatgttacaGCAACTATTTGGTGTGAGTGAAGAAACAGGACATGTTTTAATCCCTCTTGACAGACAGCAGATAGCCATATCTTATTTCCATGTCAACATAGAACTCATCTTTACAGTACCCAGCTTTTTTCTAGataattttctataaatataaaaatggaaGCTGAATGTAGGgcaaggagagaaaaagacagaagaatgACTGAACAGAAAGATGCATGCAGGAATAAATATGTGCATAAAAAGGCAGCAGCATAAATggaataaagtatttattttgtcctgatttgggggaaaatgtctgtttttccaGAAAGCTTGtagaatataatttattatagCAAAATACCAATTATAGatgattttaaagaataaacttcacctttgctgctgctttctgtaACCAGGTAGTGAggcattgattaaaaaaaaaaaaaagcaataatttcccaccagaataaacatttttataacaacacaaacacagcccAACATTAAGGGGTAAATTTTCAAGAAACTGCTTTGGCTCTGTTGAGGAGGAACTCAAGTTTCCACTCAATTCACTGCACACCTTGCACAAAGGCAGCATTGAGTCTCCCTCGACACCTGACACTATTCAGCGTTTCCAGGCCTCAAACACACAACACTCCACACTGAGAGGACAGCGGAAGAGAGAATGGCCTACTTATACAAATATGAAGTCCTGCTCTGtcatgttacacacacacacaaacacacaggaagaCGCTGCAGGTAGATCAGCACCCTCAGGGCGTCGCTGCACTTTTCAGGAAACTGGGACTTGCTGTTCCACAACAATCTCTGTTACTCCTTCTGGGAATGATTTGGGTCAGATTCTTCTTCAGTCAGGTGATCATATGATGGAAGAATACCAGCAGCTCGGCTCATCAGTGACGAGCCGAGCGCAGcgtaaaaacacttaaaaacgCAGCACTTACTGGCCTCAGCTTTCACTTTGTCCATCTCTCCCAAAAGAGTCACTTCTCTGTCCATTAagctggaaagaaaacaagacgACAACGAGTAACTCACTagaaaacacaacttttctCTATTATAATATCACAACAGTTTGGAGAAGAAATGCTGCCACCATTTAAAAACTGTCTAAATCTAATTAAGGGGGGGGAAAAATTATTGCacctttaaaattttgttttagaaaacatttatgcaTCCATTAAGGCAATAATatttttctggatgataaattgttccagaagttactgcaataaatgataatattgttgttttgagacaagtTTTAAGTAATATAGCAGTAATGGCATAATAACGCAAGTACACCATCTCAGAGATTTCTAAACTTTGATTCCCAATGAATATTTACCACTTTAACTGGAAGACATTCtaaatacccaaaataaataaaactaaatacacaaaactacaaataaaattgaaactGAAGTCTCTAAATTGAACTCTCCTTCAaaagaggagccagttgagatTAATCATTTTCTCATCCagtctttggtagaaagagaaacaagaaatggaaattattgaaatagttttaatttaattaactgatttattgtgacactaggcattattaaacattaataaagaaattaatccCACTATTgttacaaatagaaataatttgtatAATTCTAATTGACCTAAAACGAAAGGTTTGGCCTGATTTGACTTTAGATtaaatcaatagaataatcgATTGCTAAAATTGTTTGTTGCAGTCCTGATCtacaattattaatttaaattttttttaactggactagtgaaataaattcacttttcaacaatattccggtttttttttacttttagctgAACTAGTTATAGAAATCACcaaagtgagaaaacaaaaattaaaaaacaaaacaaaaagtattttactgcaTTGGAAAACGCTGCAGGGCGACGCGTCACAGCAATAGTTACCAGTCATGTTTAGACTCCCATAGGATCGTTTTCCAGTCTGAAATCTGTGACCAGTTTactcaaacaacaaaaaggagaCATTGTTTATGTGGCCCAAGTTTTTTTTGCCACCTTCCTGTCTCAGATGTCACAATAATCCAGTACTACTCAACAGAAGATGTTTTGTTGACTTAATgtaataaaagtgaaactttgaGTGTaataacattgaaaaaaagAGCTGCACTCAAATTTACTACAAACTATAATGAGGCCTGTTGAGATAcgttttgctggatgataaattgcaCCAGTAATTAttacgataaacgataatattgtcgctttgagatcatttttaagTAATCAATTGACAATGGCATAATGATACAAATTTACCCTCTCAAATACAAATGaactttaatttttgtaaagACTTAactgaaagatattttaaatacccataataaaaagacaaaaagacgAAAAAGGGAGTAAAAACCACTTGCAGCcactagggctgaaacaattcatCAATTATAGAAATAactcaactaatttagtaattaatcattaactgcacgatacagactcaaaaaggtTATTGCAGAAACATaacagtaattaagtcaaaactacactaaaatatgtacattacttacttattttaaaaaagaataaattttttatattttacaaaaaggcttaattggttaaataaaaaatccacagaaTGTGACAATTTTTGCCAGGATGATTGATACAATAATCAATTAGTAATTGTTCATTTCAGCCCTGCTtgcaaccaaaaccataaattatgaagtcgctgtaaacaaaattgctttttaaaaaagtcagaatGTAATTTATTGTACTCCTCTCAACTATCCCAATTCAATCCACCCTCCTATGATCTGAggaaataaacttgttttcagctaaaaaaaaacaaaaaactgacatATTTAGTCATTGAGCACCAGcagaataaaaccaaataattaaACTTTGCAGGAGCtcaatctttatgtttttttcagatgGCTGTAATTGCAACGCAAGTTCAGAGCCAGCTGGGCTTCCATCTCATTAAACCCTCAGTAAGATGACTTTCTTTTTCAGCAGAATCAGAAAGCAGATGTGAAGGTTTCACAGGAAGCCGACGTACCAGCTCTGGAGTTCAGCAAACGTCAGTTTCATCCTCTTGATGGAGGAGTCCATCTCCTCCTTCACCACCATCCTGTAGCGCGTCAGGGAGACGGTGCATCTCTGCAGGTCTTTCACCGAGCGGTCGATGTTGGGAGCTGAGGAGgagaaacagattatttttatttttccccaacaGGGGGTCTTTTTATGGGcactagtgtcccttatatgacagtaggctgacagaaaagggggaggaagagggtggaagacatgcagcaaatgtcgccgggtccgggaatcgaacccgcgacggccgtgtcaaggactcaaggcctccaaatgtgggtcgtgctatcccctacgccaccacagcacgccggaaacagattattttttaacatctgAGGAACCTCTGATGTTCTCAGACTTAGGTTAACTTCAACTAGAGGgtagattaatttaatttagatttaagttAAGAATGCACCAATTCaggtttttcacttttgttaccgatatctgaggtttagtattgGCCAAAACTGGTccaatgcagaaaaacaacgctgaactgacttaaaacaagcagacATAGATGTACTGAATTAGAATAGAATGAAAACAACCTTTAATGTCCTTCAAAGgggaaatatacatttatttgataactctgcacctgTACAGCaccttaaatacaccaatagcttcacaagttTGGTCAGAACAACACAGCTTTAATCTGTTCAGTCAGTGTAATTAGGAGTATAATGGccaatattgaataaaaaataaaataattcaacctGACTAAAACAAGAGGTTGACTATCTTAGTCAAAAGTAATAAACTGCAAGATACCTttgaaatggttcagaaagtgcaattctGAACTCAAAGCATGACGttgctcagagcacaaagcccAGCCAGGGTTTCCCTCTGGGTACTGTAaacctggcgggccaccaggctttacttgttaatttattatgttgttttaatgaTTGCCTTTTCTAAGACTTTATAGTTCCTGTTTAGGTGttaatcttccagtcttccaaaaatatataactatcaaatgatattttcaaatttactgtcaaactgtttttaaaaaattttaaaatcaaaaccacGGCATGTGGTTGGATGACTGCGGCAGCGCCCTGAGCACCGGGCTTAAAAAgatttctgggggaaaccctgatagagctagactgaatagatctgcccttatggatgGGGCACACCTTCATGATACCCAATCTAGAATTTTCTCAATACTgggaccgatacagatattaatatcggatcggTGCGTCTCTATTTTAAATTACTCACCCATCTTTTTCCCTCCTGATGATCCCTGCTCATCAAAGGTGGCTGCTAATGAGGATGAGGGGGGATGAAGGTTTGAGCCTGTCCTGTGCCGAGGCTTGTTGCCTCTGGAAACCTGGTGGTGATTCCTTCTTCCCTGCTGGGGAGCAGGACTTGGAGCGCTAACGTTACTTTCTGTCTCCACACCTGTGAGAAGACACACTGATCACTAAATCCTTTCTAGATGTTTGTTGTAGTTTCTGTTGCGCTTTATGTCTTTCAAAAACTGCTTTCTGCTGAAATGTGGGTGAAGTCTGCTACTGCGCTGTGTGGGTGAGCGGCCAGTTTCAGATACAGAAGTTCAACACGTCTTCAGAGTGAGAAAATCATGCCATGATACAAACTAAGCTTTTAGCTAAGagataaaaagaacatttaaaagaatAGCAAGTGTCTTAATTATAAAGTGTGATTTAAGCACAATTTAGGAAATGAATCCTTAGCATTAAGATTTTGCTTCAAGAATGCTTAAAAGCAATAACCCAATTGTCAAAATTGACATATATAAACCATTTGTTTCAAGTACAGCAAGTAGAAAGTACTTGGGAGCCATAATGTTGCgatataaaatgctaaatttaattGTCAGTTACTATCTTTTCATCTGCTCAGAATTAAATAGaaacatgcaatattttaatgaagcaaaaaaattgagaatttaaaaacaacttctgtTTTTAGTCCAGTTTAATTACTGGGtggttttgaatttaaaaaatggctggtaaaagaaaaatactgtgtggtaactttaaatattgtacatttttactttaaaaaacataaacactcaaaaactcaaataaaaaaaaaagaaactagaaaacgttttcctaaatataataaaaacacatttttaactaCAACATGATAGGTTAATTCaattgaaggtttttgttttcttattgaGAAATAAGTTCCAGTTCATTGCTAGGACTGGGCaatatagtttaaaaaataaaacctgtgaaTTCAAATTAcgattttaattgattttttcccttcttacttttttccttgatacaaaataatatatataaataatagaaaacatgttaaaaaaggtttttattacaGTCATTCCTTCTGTCAGTGGAAATAAATAgaatctgtaaaacaaaaagacattgtGGTTCTCTGAACTTTGGAAACCCAAGGAGTCGATTACTGAGGGGAAATAAAATCccacattttccaaatattaaatcttcacaaacagaaaattgaataaatatattgttacgatataaacaatataaataaataacctccTCACCTAGATCTAGTCCTGGTTTTTAGCTGAAAGATCAGCAGCCTCAACCTTTacatcaagttttttttgtttaataaaagttcaaattttcCCTTCACATCAACcaattctttgatttatttattccccCCCCCATCAGATCTTAGAGGAAAACAACAGGCCGTTCTTACCCGGAGTTTCGGGTGTAGCGGGTTCAGAGTCCAGTTCGGCTGCATCCAGGGAGACAGAGTCCAGCTGCTCGCTCAGCGAATCCAGAGACTCTCCGTCCATTACCGACCCGTTGGCGTGGAAGCCGTTCATCTCATCATCCTTGCTCTCGTCGGGCGACGCCGCCTCCGGCTGACGCGCCTCTGTGGAAACCTCAGGCTGAGGCTTgggcttctttttcttcttgggctggaaatgaaaatattcacgTCACACACGTTTAATTCAACTCTAAATGTCGGGTTTGTGCAGTTTTCCCCACAGTAACACTCAAGCACTTTCAAGGtaaattttcaaacttttccagcaccacattggagataaaaacaatagaaatgaGCTCAAGAGGACACTTTCGATACACCATTATACAATATATGTTAATATTGTGATGGTATTCTACAGAAGGgactaaataaattcaacaaagtTTTATCTCTCGCATAATATTTGTTTGGTAATTCCAACTCATCCAGACCAAGAGACGTTTAGTCTGTTTTAACTTCAGACgtcagctgtgtttccattacaaatgtgcggaAAACTTTGTCCATATTCTTCTAATGTCGTAAAAACTATTTCACAACTGCTGTGTTATTAATTAAGAAACACAATCCACTTCCTGTCGACTcctttgtcttttccaccagtagtaacgtCCAGTTATTGATCACATGACTCTTGTgctaaaaagtgtttccattgcaggtttgtgaaatacacaaatttttacaCGGCCGAAAAACCAACTCATCTTAGCGCGAAAACTTATCAAAAAAGTGAGTTTTTGGAATTaccgtgtttccattaagcaaatttattttcatacttcCAATTTGTGCAGTAATATGGTCAATAGAAACAATAGAAATGCGTCTTTTTATTaggtgtatgaaaatatttggtttcaactataaataaataacttttcaagtTTGGGCTTTTAATCAAATGCTAGATTCAGGGTTTCTGTAGGTTTAACCacctcaaatttaagacttttaaacaCCATAAAAATTAAGACTTACATCTCACAGAAATGTATGAATTGATGATAAATTTGCACGgtagatgcaaaaaaaaaaaagctagctaaGGTACATTAGAAATGATTTACTGTctcaaaaatgcaataaagatgTTTGAATGAAACTTAAACTTTTGCCAGACAGAAAATCccgcaagaaaaaaagaaaaatacaaagaagagTAAATAGTTCTGTGAAGACAAAATATAAGACCAACTTacttaaaacatgaatttaagacagcTGAACACCTTAATTTTAACTGCATGAactcaagacattttaaggaaGCGCGAACACCCTGTAGATTGCATTTTATCAAAACTCTCCAGTTTGAACATCAGACACTTTCAAGGAATTCATATAAAGCTTGTGATCAAATCGGAGCATGAAGTAAAGACAGATTTCTACAGTATTTTACAAGTAAGTTGGAATGTAACTTTAGAAATGGAAACTAGCATCTTTGAGGTAGATGAACATGCTGACTCAGAGGAATTTTAATTGCGTGCTTTATTACTCTCACCTTCTTTTTGCTGGTCACATTCCACTCTTTCAGGATTTCGGCTGCACTCCCtatggaggaaaagaaaaaaaaggcagaacacCAAGGTCACAACTAGTTCAATCAGTTGCACGTCAGAGCTTCAAAGTCTTGCAATACCAACTTAATATACAAACGTGCTAAGAATTTTACTGGATGCCAGGGAGGAACAAAGCTCTGTGACGTTCAGGACAACCCTGTTTCTAAATTTAACCCTGTGAAACTGAAGGCATGCAAATGACGCTCAACAGCTGAATTCAAAGCATGGTACGCCTAATGAAAGCAGAGAAACGAGCTGCTTCAGCTCACAGGCATTAGGGCAACATGTCAGGACAAGCTGGCAATAGACGTCTGTTCGtaagagagaggagaaaaaaatgcaggcGGGTTTGCTTGatgtttgaaaacaaagtaaagccACTTATGTGACGATCCTTTAGTCATGAGAACTCTGAGATCAGCAGCAACATCCTCATACCTTCCAGGAACGCCTGCACAGCCTTGTCGACGCAGTTCTCAAAGTGCTGCAGCACCAGCACGATctcattgttgcttttgttggGGACAACTGCCCTCACCGCACTGATctgtgatgaaagaaaaacacaccttGAGTCCCGCTGCTCTGGTTTTAcagcaaaatgaataaatattttattcactcACAGTTCACCCATTTATCAACTTGCACTGCAAGCTTGCAGCGAAGGACAACTTTAAAATATCGGACGCATTTGTGTCGTCATTTGCATCGACTATATTTGTCCAACTTCCTGAAACGCTTCacattgagaaaataaaaacacttactAGCAGAGCAAACTAAAagttttcttcctctccacAAAAGAAGCCGAACACTGAATCCATTAGCTGTAGCTCCAACCGGAAAACTTTTATATCTCATGCTAAATATCCAGGATATCTGGATGTTGAATAACTCAAAAATATTCCCAGATGACGGGTGGGGCagctcttatttaaaaaaaaaaagatcatgctgctttttttagcaacatttatagctaaatgttgcaaaaaaaaaaagtacagagtGAAACTAAATGCAAACGTAACTCGACATGTGCAGGTCTGAGAAGTTTCAAGAGTATTTAACCACAAATACAGATGCATCTCAACACATTAGGAGTCAATTTATATGGGTAACTTAATTTAAGAAGagaaacttatttaaaaagacTCGTTTCACTCAGagatattttaaagaaaaagaagattatGAGCaacagctaaaaaacaaaaatccagttCCTTCTAACATGAATCGTATATAAAccccaaataaaaaacagaagttaaaaaaagcattttaatggaaagtttagtggaagaaaaaagtaatcctgtatttctctgaaaataaaacaaaaataaaatagcctGTTGAAGCAAATGTCCAAATATTGAGTCATATatgcagtaaatatttaattgattcatttttttttatatctataaaTTTTGACAGGCTCAGATACAAgtggtattaaaaaaaacagcccaaTTCAAGAAATTCCTATCCCAAACAAAAATATCACGagtaattaaaacattacaaaaaaaaaacccacattactcttatatttattttggtgtAATTATCTTCAAGGATTTAAAATAGTTGATAAAAACGTTTCcatatctgaaaaaaattaaacttgacATGCAGAATTCATGTCAAGTTGCACGAtgactaaaatataacattCTGCTAAATAATTCACCAAATCAGTCTAATTATGCAAATGCAATGACagattttgatcaaatgtgtCGTGCAGCTTTAGACAAAACTTTACAGCTTCACTAAGATGTTGAGATCAGACGAGTTTGCTGATCAGTTaagaacatttataaataaattactaatatttttataaagtacaACACTTTAGTTTCTATGTTTATTCTGattgatttataaaacaaacaaaacaaaacagatgttaGGTTTAACTTCTGTAGGATCTGGAGAGACTTCGCTTCACAATCCCAACTCTCAAGGCAGCATGAGGCAACCAtacgttttccttccactcaactttctattaaTATACCATAATTCTTTTATAGTTTACTCTCCTAGTACACAGACTTCTATAATTGTGGAGAACATATTTTCGGTATTTAAAACCCTTTTGGTCAAACTTACGCaatactgttttactttttttttgttaaatgtgttttgggTTGACGTATTTTCTTGGTACTTGGTCttctgtttgtaattttcttaatttctgtaAAGTGTCTGAGGGttcagacataaaataaaattactattaTGTA encodes:
- the spats2 gene encoding spermatogenesis-associated serine-rich protein 2; protein product: MTTMAKKNSLKDTSGVVFDTRSKMVMSQGGMTERMKDKISAVRAVVPNKSNNEIVLVLQHFENCVDKAVQAFLEGSAAEILKEWNVTSKKKPKKKKKPKPQPEVSTEARQPEAASPDESKDDEMNGFHANGSVMDGESLDSLSEQLDSVSLDAAELDSEPATPETPGVETESNVSAPSPAPQQGRRNHHQVSRGNKPRHRTGSNLHPPSSSLAATFDEQGSSGGKKMAPNIDRSVKDLQRCTVSLTRYRMVVKEEMDSSIKRMKLTFAELQSCLMDREVTLLGEMDKVKAEAIMILDARQKRAEELKRLTDQSGSMSEEQLTELRADIKHFVSERKYDEDLGKALRFTFDLEPLKTSISRFGSVYHPRTGYSDRSRCSSTSSSVASPVQTETPPPTQTQTAPVENRPPPVKQIFQGNRRTFQGPGYHSDGQRYNGSSHHDRNAGRGSHRYQGNAGSSGPSSQQPHGFRGPSHPPHNPDRPAHNGLPQRLPRTHCP